One part of the Desulfovibrio desulfuricans genome encodes these proteins:
- a CDS encoding ATP-binding cassette domain-containing protein, which translates to GNKQDIHKRVKEMIQKFGLAGLEKHYPKQLSGGQQQRTALARIMAYEPEVILLDEPFSALDLYLKDRLEQEVLQMLESYMG; encoded by the coding sequence AAGGAAATAAGCAGGATATACATAAGCGGGTCAAAGAGATGATTCAAAAGTTTGGTCTGGCAGGTCTGGAAAAACATTATCCAAAGCAGCTTTCCGGAGGACAGCAGCAAAGAACGGCGCTTGCTCGGATTATGGCTTATGAACCGGAAGTTATTTTATTAGACGAGCCCTTTTCCGCTCTTGATCTGTATTTAAAAGACCGATTGGAGCAAGAAGTGCTTCAGATGTTAGAGTCATATATGGGA